In Vitis vinifera cultivar Pinot Noir 40024 chromosome 4, ASM3070453v1, the genomic window TATAGCCTTGTAGTCATCCATGTGAACAATTTTAACTCACCAACCAAGCCGTCAATCTGTAGGAAAAAACATTTCTTAAGATTAAGCTCATTGCATCACCTTCCTACCCACtcattgcatttgaagttgatAAACTCTTAGACCAACTTTATCACACTCAAGATAATGCTTTACCCAATTTTCCTTCATGTagatttttagtgtttttgtaaaaacccgcacccaaccatgtagatattgtccgctttgggtcCAAGGGGGCCCTcgcggctttaaaacgcgtctacttgattaagaggagcctctacatatatagcgtcaaGAACATTCTctcctatccgatgtgggatatcacaaacaccccccccccccatgcagacacaacgtcctcgttgtgttcCATGGGATTGCTgagccaaacaaacaaacaccccttacgaagccaaacaaacccctacACCTGGGTCAGGGATCGACTCTGATAttatttgtaacgacccgcacccaatcatgtagatattgtccactttgggtccaagggggccctcatgactttaaaacacgtTTACTTGGTTAAGaagagtctctacatatatagcgtcaaGAACATTCTCTCATAtgcgatgtgggacatcacaaacaccccctccccccatgcagacacaacgtcctcgttatGTCCCATGAGATTACGgggtcaaacaaacaaacacctcttggccaaacaaacccccacaccggggtcggggatcggctttgataccatttataacgacccgctcccaactgtgtagatattgtccgctttagGCCCAATGGAgccctcatgactttaaaaccTATCTATTTGGTTAAGAgaagcctctacatatatagcgccaggaactttcccccctatccgatgataggggagaatgtttgtgatgtcccacatcggataggggagaatgttcctgacgctatatatgtagagactcctcttaaccaagtagacgcgttttaaagctaTGAGGGCCCCGTtaggcccaaagcggacaatatcaacatggttgggtgcgggtcgttacaaatggtatcaaagtcgatCCATGACCCCGATGTGGGAGTTTGTTTGGTCTcataaggggtgtttgtctgtttggcccccCAAtctcatgggacacaacgaggacattGTGTCGCATGGGGGGGaaggggtgtttgtgatgtcccacatcagataggggagaatgttcttgacgctatatatgtagagactcctcttaatcaagtagatgcgttttaaagccgtgaaagctcccttgggcccaaagcggacaatatctacatggttgggtgcagGTCGTTATAGTTTCAATAAGACTTTCGTCAATTAACCTTCTTATCATATTCTTAAGCAATTATTTGGTGATAGAAGCTCATTTTAACAcatcttttctctttctctaagTCGAAAAAGTAGAggaaaagtgagttttgattcactaatatgaaaatataaaaaaaaaaaaggatctcaaaatttttaaattaatattatctccatctatttaaaaataatttttttgaaatatatatactttttaatgaatcattttattatttcttaaaatactcattttatttttcatgtcgTCAATATCAATTTACAACTAAATTCCTCCACAtaaatattttccttcattttaatattattattattattattattatgaatattttaagGGAATAATTAAATGGCTCATtacaaaatacatttatttcaaattatttttaaataaaaaaactaatactgattaaaaaaatttggttcttttttccatatattttcatattaatgaatAATTCTCATgtacaaaattatcattttatgacttcaaaaatattaataaaataaaaacttatttttaataaaaacaagttagattatcattttatcattttctattttaaaatttaattgattttttatttagattttattaaaatatctttcaatagAGTTCAAGtaatattttattagttttaattttaaaatttttatttcaatttttttttagaatatttgagaaaaaaattaaaaagaaaaacaataagaaaaaggaagaaaagaaaattttgtttggtaTAGAGTCCTTTGCGGTGCCGAAAGGTTAAAGGGTAAGCCGGCCGTGCCCTGCTGTCATcgtatttcctttttttttttttccgccCAGCGAAGCCCCTCAGTTTCTACCCTGTAttatttctaattaaaatataatcttttttttttttgtaaatattgaTGAAGAAAAGGGCAATTTCGGGAGAATAAAAACTCTGTTTTTCTTCGTAAAGCCGTCCATAGAAACAGACTCAGATATTCATTCTGCGAACCAGAAACAGCAGGACACATCGCTTCCATATTCATCCGGTTTTCCTTCTCCAGAAACCCTAAGATATAGGCCCCTACTCTCTACCTCATGGCCTCTCCTAGGTGTGGTTCTTGTTTGAgccatattttttctatatagCTGCGAATTTCTATATATTCACATGGGTGTTCTTTGGGCTGTTGTCCGTCGTTGGTTTcagtttcttttctttgtctTCTTTTGTGTTGCAGCTCTGCAACAGAAGTCGTCACCATTGATGTTCATGCAGCTAAGGAGCTCACCAATTCAGGCTACCGTTATCTTGATGTCAGGTGGATTAATcgcttctctttatgaattggtTTGTCTTTAAAATTTCTGGGTTGGGTTTTGTTTTGATTGTGGAACTTGAATTGGATTCATAGGACGGTTGAAGAGTTCAAGAAAGGCCATGCCGATGTTGAGAACATTCTGAACATCCCTTACCTCTTCACCACCCCTGAGGGTACGTACATAATCTCAGGTTCTGTTTGCTGGTTTGTTTGAGATATTAATATATCCTGTACTGGATCAAGAACATCAGCAAAGATGATATGGATGTGGGTATGGGTTTCAGAAAGGCTGAAAATTCCTGAATTCTTGGAGCAGGTTCAGTCTGCTTGCAGCAAGGAAGATCATCTCGTCGTGgtaatttttcatttgatttccggATTGAATCATAACAAATATAATCTTGATGAATTTTCtgaaattgtttatttattctcaaTGAATGGATGTCTAGGTGGGGTGAGATCCCTTGCAGCCGCCTCTGTTCTTGTCAATGCTGTAACTTCATCTtctactttcttttcttttcttttttgtttttgaataattttctttctagAAAAGAGATGCATAGAAAATTTGGGGTGGCAGGGTTTCAAGGATGTGAAGGACATGGGAGGAGGCTATGAGGCATGGGTGGAAACTGGACTTACAGTCACCAaaccaaaagaagaagagaagtgATTGGATGCTTCACTGTAAAGCTAGACCTTTGCCTATGCATTAATTCTTGGTTGTATGTTCTCCACCAATCAAGTATCACATTTCTTCTCGTCTCCGCCAGCTTCCTCCTCATACGGTGGATAAgctttttaaattaatgagaaATTTTGAGCCCTTAAAACCCAATGACATAGTTGGCCTATGTTTGTTTCCTGAGAAAATGTCagagaaataaaacaaaaagaaaaattagaaagaaagaaagaaaaaatggagaaaaaaaaagggatttgaaggtaataaatcatttttacttatttttattaaataattttaaatacatttaatcaaaatataaaaaaaattaattaaattttagctCTGGTGAATTTTACCACTTCCACCAAGTATAAGACCTTGAACAGGCCTAACAAACTATCTCGCCGTAAGTGTACTTGAACTTCCAAATTCAACACAAGGTCTTATTAACATGCCCTAACCATCTCAGTGGGGCTCAAAATGTCTTATTAACTTAACAAGGTCATCCACCATGGGTGGAGGTTGACACTAACAATATAAAAGAGGAGACAGATCAGAATGTTTGATAAGCAACCAATCACAGCTCCTCTTTTGGTTTCGTGGCTACAAGCCCATTCTGCACCCACGCCAGATACCCTCCTCCGATGTCCTTCACATCCTTGAAACCCTGCCATTTCATTCACCCaccctcaaattttccatctctttttctatattctaaattataaaagaaggaaatttattcaagaaaaagtgaaagatgAACTTACAGCACTGACAAGAACAGAGGTGGCCGCAAGGGATCTCACCCCACTTTGACAGCCCTTCAttgagaataataaataaacaatttcaGAAAATTCATCAACTTATGATTCAATCtggaaatcaaatgaaaaattacCACGATGAGATGGTCTTCCTTGCTACAAGCAAACTGAACCTGCTCCAAGAATTCAGGATTTTTCACCCTTCCTGAAATCCACACCCACACCCATATCATCTTTACTGATGTTCTTGATCCAGGACAGAATATATTAATATCTCAAACAAACCAGAAAACAGAACCTGAGATTATGTACGTACCCTCAGGGGTGGTGAAGAGGTAAGGGATGTTCAGAATGTTCTCCACATCGGCATGGCCTTTCTTGAACTCTTCAACCGTCCTATGAATCCAATTCAAgttccaaaatcaaaacaaaacccaacccagaaattttaaagacaaaccaattcataaagagaagcgATTAATCCACCTGACATCAAGATAACGGTAGCCTGAATTGATGAGATCCTTAGCTGCGTGAACATCAATGGTGACGACCTCTGTTGCTGAGCTACAAGACAAAAGAAGGAACAGAAGAAGAAACTGAAATCGACAACGGAACACAGCCCAAAGAACACCCATGGCCTTGTGAATATATAGAAATTCGCAGCTATATAGAAAATGTATGGCGCAAACAAGAACCAGACCTCTGAGAGTCCATGAGGTAGAGAGTAGGGGGCTTATATCTAAGGGAGAAGCTTGTGGGCTGTGAGATCCAGTGGGTTTTTGGAGGAGGAAAACCAGATGAATATTGAAACAATGTGTCCTGCGGTTTTGGGTTTGCGGGCTGAGTCACTGGGTCTTTTTCTATGGATAACTTTATAAAGGAAAACAGAGTTTTACTCTCCCGAAATTACCCTTTCTTTCATCAATATTTACAAATGGGTTATTTTTTAGGCCGTGAATCCATTGCTAAATTTAGGCATCTTTTatagttgtttttttaaaaaataaaataaaatatatgcaacaatttaaaaacataaaacagttttttattttaaaaaacatgaaacggttttgtttttaaaaataaaaaaataagatgttttcaAAGGAATatcttaattgtttttaattattttcatttattttttaagtattatttaaaaaataattatataaatatgaagaataattaaaaataaagtattacatataaaatttattttaaaaatatatttaaaatataaaaattagttaaaattttttatattctcaaaTAGACATTtgtgttttataaaacattagaaaataggttttttaaaatgttttttaaatttgatttcaaaaatagttaccaaatagggTATTAGTTTGTATCATGTAAAAATAATGGATAGAAAATGAGGGAGATCCGTTAGctagaaaaaaatggaaatgccAAAGAGAGTAGGCTTACTTTTTTACTCTTTGGGCATGAAAAGGACACATACtatttagatttcattttttgttttttttaacccATAAAGTatttgtgaagaaaaaaatgggcatttggtaaaatttagaaaatgtttttaaaaaattgaaaaatcattcacaatgtttgatgaagaaaacacttttaataaaaGTACTTAAGGAGATAAACACTATCAAACGCAACGTTAAAGTCGATTTAACAAAACTTTTAGaaagcacttttaatataaaaaaaattaaacatttaataaaattttaaaaacactttatattGTTGGAAATTCATGTAGAAACCATTGACCGATGATTCTTCTAAGCatttataaggaaaaatattttgattaaaagcacttcaaataaaaaaatactctcaaatacacttttaaactatttaaatttatttgtatattattttttatttttacaataaaaatatagaatgaAAAGATGTTTAGAGACTTAGAGggtgtttattttctttaacttttttctaaaagtaatttatttttaaactttatgttgtttatttttctattttttcataacttattataaaaattttgctaaatataaaaaatcaaaatatttaacattttctaaatggaaaatgcaacatattgattttttttaatacttaatataaataaaatattgtaaaaacaaacaatttaatacttaatattattaagcattaaagttataattagagttaagtaaaaaaaacaaacaccacattaaattgaaatatggtaattttaaaaattacttacaaaaattgagaaaacaaaaaaaaattacagccttagattttaaaatttgtgaatgTGATTTTTAAATGCTGAAGCTAAAATATATGCTTTTTATACAAGAAATTTTACCTTTTAatgtaaattttattattattttcacttttttttaagtgaaaaatATATCCACaccaattttaaaattccatatcaattttttaattaatatatattgtattttgtatttttaaaattaatagtaAATTCTTTTGAGACTTACTTTAAAAggctaatgatttttaaaagctaattaaaacaaattagtaagtttgattttaaaatcttcaaaagttatttttaaacatataggacaaattcatattttttgttactatattatatataaaaggtattattatttttaaaataccttccaatttttaactttaaaaatagaaaatagaaaatacatTCAAACAAACACTAAGTAATTTAAAGTAGATTTTTAGAAAATCTAACCATACTTTTTTTTACTCATGATAGGATCAAATTTTAAggtttcttttcattaaaatatgatttataaggATGGATATGGAAATGTTCCAATGGAAAATGTAGTACCTATGATACCAAAGGTAAAACCCACACAAGAAAAATATAGTACCTAAAGAATGAAAATGTagtatctatatatataaatatcacTAAATCTACTAAGATGAGAATGAGATTACTAAATATAGGAATCATCAAGCCGATATGACATACCAAAGATTGCCCTTATACCATAAAAATGTAGTGCTTATACACCTTGTATAACTAAATGTCATGCTTATCTAAAATGGTCATGACACCATGAgttttattaaatgttttttaaactAGATTGATTATTGAACTATAAAAGCTATTGTTTATGGTTTGATAGTTAAACCATGATCAAactgataatatatatatatatatatatatatatatatatatatatatatatatatatatatatatatatagatatatgttattgtacaaaaataatatagaaattgATACATGACATCTTGGTTGAGTTGTTGCATTTTCACTAGGAGGTCCAGGGCTTAAATCATTTCTAGTGACTTTGGCCTATGAGTGAAATCCTAAAGTAATCATATATTCTTTATGGATTGAATCAATGTTGATGAAAACCGATAGTAATAGATATTATCAATACAGACACCTTGTTCCTTTAGATGATCTTAAGAATATGTGATCATAAAATATGTGGTTGCAGTAATTCTTTACAAGCTTATCTATTTTCATGAAATCTCAAATCCTTTCCGATGCAAGGACATTTTTCTTCATCTGATAAATCTCAATCCCACATTGAAAGTCACATAGACTTAAAGTGCTATtaatattgagcttgt contains:
- the LOC104879123 gene encoding thiosulfate sulfurtransferase 18 isoform X1 → MASPSSATEVVTIDVHAAKELTNSGYRYLDVRTVEEFKKGHADVENILNIPYLFTTPEAKMIWMWVWVSERLKIPEFLEQVQSACSKEDHLVVVIFHLISGLNHNKYNLDEFSEIVYLFSMNGCLGGVRSLAAASVLVNAGFKDVKDMGGGYEAWVETGLTVTKPKEEEK
- the LOC104879123 gene encoding rhodanese-like domain-containing protein 17 isoform X3, whose translation is MASPSSATEVVTIDVHAAKELTNSGYRYLDVRTVEEFKKGHADVENILNIPYLFTTPEGSVCLQQGRSSRRGGVRSLAAASVLVNAGFKDVKDMGGGYEAWVETGLTVTKPKEEEK
- the LOC104879123 gene encoding rhodanese-like domain-containing protein 17 isoform X4 — its product is MASPSSATEVVTIDVHAAKELTNSGYRYLDVRTVEEFKKGHADVENILNIPYLFTTPEAKMIWMWVWVSERLKIPEFLEQVQSACSKEDHLVVVG
- the LOC100260808 gene encoding rhodanese-like domain-containing protein 17 isoform X2, which encodes MGVLWAVFRCRFQFLLLFLLLSCSSATEVVTIDVHAAKDLINSGYRYLDVRTVEEFKKGHADVENILNIPYLFTTPEGRVKNPEFLEQVQFACSKEDHLIVGCQSGVRSLAATSVLVSAETNIGQLCHWVLRAQNFSLI
- the LOC100260808 gene encoding thiosulfate sulfurtransferase 18 isoform X3, with product MDSQSSATEVVTIDVHAAKDLINSGYRYLDVRTVEEFKKGHADVENILNIPYLFTTPEGRVKNPEFLEQVQFACSKEDHLIVGCQSGVRSLAATSVLVSAGFKDVKDIGGGYLAWVQNGLVATKPKEEL
- the LOC104879123 gene encoding thiosulfate sulfurtransferase 18 isoform X2, whose amino-acid sequence is MASPSSATEVVTIDVHAAKELTNSGYRYLDVRTVEEFKKGHADVENILNIPYLFTTPEERLKIPEFLEQVQSACSKEDHLVVVIFHLISGLNHNKYNLDEFSEIVYLFSMNGCLGGVRSLAAASVLVNAGFKDVKDMGGGYEAWVETGLTVTKPKEEEK
- the LOC100260808 gene encoding thiosulfate sulfurtransferase 18 isoform X1; protein product: MGVLWAVFRCRFQFLLLFLLLSCSSATEVVTIDVHAAKDLINSGYRYLDVRTVEEFKKGHADVENILNIPYLFTTPEGRVKNPEFLEQVQFACSKEDHLIVGCQSGVRSLAATSVLVSAGFKDVKDIGGGYLAWVQNGLVATKPKEEL